The proteins below come from a single Argentina anserina chromosome 1, drPotAnse1.1, whole genome shotgun sequence genomic window:
- the LOC126788538 gene encoding probable arabinosyltransferase ARAD1 isoform X1: MAERNAPSLVIVTRKSFFCLFTFTSLLFVLSWVFVLRSTSRPQFIENTLLPNSKLLAVIDHAISATESHKDAVEPSVGNRAILVDKEGKERSSSSSRPNGGVKCNTNEKDVLKVFMHDLPSEFHFGLLDWEPTGGAVWPDLQTKVPHYPGGLNLQHSIEYWLTLDLLASELPNPPNARFAIRVRNVTEADIIFVPFFSSLSYNRFSKIDPHQKRSNNKVLQDKLVQYLTAQKEWKVSGGRDHLIVAHHPNSLLDARMQLWPATFILSDFGRYPPNVANVEKDVIAPYKHVVKTFVSDSSTFESRPTLLYFQGAIYRKDGGFARQELFYLLKDEKDVHFAFGTVQKNGIKDATQGMHSSKFCLNIAGDTPSSNRLFDAIASHCVPVIISDDIELPYEDVLDYSEFCIFVRTSDAVKKDYLINLIRSIGRDEWTRMWKRLQEVQNFYEFHYPSREGDAVQMIWRAVARKVPGIKLKLHKSRRFSRTPIQNEKGLTRIPSPKNFW, from the exons ATGGCCGAAAGGAATGCACCATCCCTTGTGATTGTTACTCGGAaatctttcttctgtttgttcACATTTACATCACTACTCTTCGTACTATCTTGGGTCTTTGTGCTGCGGTCAACCAGTCGCCCTCAATTCATAGAAAATACATTGCTGCCTAATTCTAAGCTTCTTGCTGTTATTGACCATGCCATTTCCGCAACTGAGAGTCACAAGGATGCTGTCGAACCCTCTGTCGGGAATCGAGCAATTCTTGTAGATAaggaaggaaaagagagatcatcatcttcctccCGACCTAATGGTGGTGTGAAATGTAACACCAATGAAAAAGATGTTCTGAAGGTGTTCATGCATGATTTACCTTCTGAGTTTCATTTTGGACTCTTAGACTGGGAACCCACAGGGGGTGCTGTCTGGCCGGATCTTCAAACTAAAGTGCCGCATTACCCTGGTGGCCTGAATTTGCAACATAGTATAGAATATTGGTTGACATTGGACCTCCTTGCTTCAGAACTTCCCAATCCCCCAAATGCTCGTTTTGCAATCAGAGTGCGCAATGTCACTGAAGCTGATATTATATTTGTACCATTCTTTTCTTCCTTGAGCTATAACCGATTCTCCAAAATAGACCCACACCAAAAGAGGAGCAATAACAAAGTCCTTCAAGATAAATTGGTTCAGTATTTGACAGCTCAAAAGGAATGGAAGGTCTCAGGGGGAAGAGACCATTTAATTGTGGCTCACCATCCAAATAGCCTTCTGGATGCAAGGATGCAGCTGTGGCCTGCAACTTTCATACTTTCAGACTTTGGGAGGTATCCCCCAAATGTAGCCAATGTGGAGAAAGATGTTATTGCACCATACAAGCATGTAGTCAAAACCTTTGTAAGCGATTCATCTACTTTTGAGAGCCGTCCAACTTTGCTTTACTTCCAAGGAGCAATATACCGAAAAGAT GGTGGTTTTGCTCGGCAAGAGTTATTCTATCTTcttaaagatgaaaaggatGTGCATTTTGCATTTGGGACTGTTCAAAAAAATGGAATAAAAGATGCAACGCAGGGCATGCATTCCTCCAAATTCTGTCTTAACATAGCTGGTGACACCCCATCGTCAAatcggctttttgatgcgattGCGAGCCACTGTGTGCCTGTTATCATCAGTGATGATATTGAACTCCCATATGAAGATGTGCTTGACTACTCTGAGTTCTGCATATTTGTTCGTACAAGTGATGCTGTTAAAAAGGACTATCTTATTAACCTCATAAGAAGCATTGGTAGGGATGAGTGGACGCGAATGTGGAAGAGATTACAGGAGGTTCAAAATTTCTACGAGTTTCATTACCCGTCAAGAGAGGGTGATGCAGTTCAGATGATATGGAGAGCAGTTGCTCGAAAGGTTCCTGGGATAAAATTGAAGCTGCACAAGTCTAGACGGTTCTCTCGTACTCCTATCCAGAATGAGAAGGGGTTGACAAGGATACCATCACCGAAAAACTTTTGGTAG
- the LOC126788538 gene encoding probable arabinosyltransferase ARAD1 isoform X2, whose protein sequence is MAERNAPSLVIVTRKSFFCLFTFTSLLFVLSWVFVLRSTSRPQFIENTLLPNSKLLAVIDHAISATESHKDAVEPSVGNRAILVDKEGKERSSSSSRPNGGVKCNTNEKDVLKVFMHDLPSEFHFGLLDWEPTGGAVWPDLQTKVPHYPGGLNLQHSIEYWLTLDLLASELPNPPNARFAIRVRNVTEADIIFVPFFSSLSYNRFSKIDPHQKRSNNKVLQDKLVQYLTAQKEWKVSGGRDHLIVAHHPNSLLDARMQLWPATFILSDFGRYPPNVANVEKDVIAPYKHVVKTFVSDSSTFESRPTLLYFQGAIYRKDGGFARQELFYLLKDEKDVHFAFGTVQKNGIKDATQGMHSSKFCLNIAGDTPSSNRLFDAIASHCVPVIISDDIELPYEDVLDYSEFCIFVRTSDAVKKDYLINLIRSIGRDEWTRMWKRLQEVQNFYEFHYPSREGDAVQMIWRAVARKVPGIKLKLHKSRRFSRTPIQNEKGLTRIPSPKNF, encoded by the exons ATGGCCGAAAGGAATGCACCATCCCTTGTGATTGTTACTCGGAaatctttcttctgtttgttcACATTTACATCACTACTCTTCGTACTATCTTGGGTCTTTGTGCTGCGGTCAACCAGTCGCCCTCAATTCATAGAAAATACATTGCTGCCTAATTCTAAGCTTCTTGCTGTTATTGACCATGCCATTTCCGCAACTGAGAGTCACAAGGATGCTGTCGAACCCTCTGTCGGGAATCGAGCAATTCTTGTAGATAaggaaggaaaagagagatcatcatcttcctccCGACCTAATGGTGGTGTGAAATGTAACACCAATGAAAAAGATGTTCTGAAGGTGTTCATGCATGATTTACCTTCTGAGTTTCATTTTGGACTCTTAGACTGGGAACCCACAGGGGGTGCTGTCTGGCCGGATCTTCAAACTAAAGTGCCGCATTACCCTGGTGGCCTGAATTTGCAACATAGTATAGAATATTGGTTGACATTGGACCTCCTTGCTTCAGAACTTCCCAATCCCCCAAATGCTCGTTTTGCAATCAGAGTGCGCAATGTCACTGAAGCTGATATTATATTTGTACCATTCTTTTCTTCCTTGAGCTATAACCGATTCTCCAAAATAGACCCACACCAAAAGAGGAGCAATAACAAAGTCCTTCAAGATAAATTGGTTCAGTATTTGACAGCTCAAAAGGAATGGAAGGTCTCAGGGGGAAGAGACCATTTAATTGTGGCTCACCATCCAAATAGCCTTCTGGATGCAAGGATGCAGCTGTGGCCTGCAACTTTCATACTTTCAGACTTTGGGAGGTATCCCCCAAATGTAGCCAATGTGGAGAAAGATGTTATTGCACCATACAAGCATGTAGTCAAAACCTTTGTAAGCGATTCATCTACTTTTGAGAGCCGTCCAACTTTGCTTTACTTCCAAGGAGCAATATACCGAAAAGAT GGTGGTTTTGCTCGGCAAGAGTTATTCTATCTTcttaaagatgaaaaggatGTGCATTTTGCATTTGGGACTGTTCAAAAAAATGGAATAAAAGATGCAACGCAGGGCATGCATTCCTCCAAATTCTGTCTTAACATAGCTGGTGACACCCCATCGTCAAatcggctttttgatgcgattGCGAGCCACTGTGTGCCTGTTATCATCAGTGATGATATTGAACTCCCATATGAAGATGTGCTTGACTACTCTGAGTTCTGCATATTTGTTCGTACAAGTGATGCTGTTAAAAAGGACTATCTTATTAACCTCATAAGAAGCATTGGTAGGGATGAGTGGACGCGAATGTGGAAGAGATTACAGGAGGTTCAAAATTTCTACGAGTTTCATTACCCGTCAAGAGAGGGTGATGCAGTTCAGATGATATGGAGAGCAGTTGCTCGAAAGGTTCCTGGGATAAAATTGAAGCTGCACAAGTCTAGACGGTTCTCTCGTACTCCTATCCAGAATGAGAAGGGGTTGACAAGGATACCATCACCGAAAAACTTTTG A
- the LOC126789012 gene encoding histone H3.3 translates to MARTKQTARKSTGGKAPRKQLATKAARKSAPTTGGVKKPHRYRPGTVALREIRKYQKSTELLIRKLPFQRLVREIAQDFKTDLRFQSHAVLALQEAAEAYLVGLFEDTNLCAIHAKRVTIMPKDIQLARRIRGERA, encoded by the coding sequence ATGGCCCGTACAAAGCAGACTGCCCGGAAGTCAACCGGAGGGAAGGCTCCGAGGAAGCAGCTGGCGACGAAGGCTGCCCGGAAGTCAGCCCCGACGACCGGAGGAGTGAAGAAGCCGCACAGGTACCGACCTGGGACGGTGGCTCTGCGTGAAATCCGAAAGTACCAGAAGAGCACGGAGCTGCTGATAAGGAAGCTCCCGTTCCAGAGGCTTGTTCGAGAAATCGCTCAGGACTTCAAGACGGACCTGCGTTTCCAGAGCCACGCCGTGCTGGCGCTGCAGGAGGCGGCGGAGGCCTATCTTGTTGGGCTCTTTGAGGATACCAATCTCTGCGCCATTCATGCCAAGCGAGTCACGATTATGCCCAAGGATATCCAGCTTGCTAGGAGAATCAGGGGTGAGAGGGCTTGA
- the LOC126788813 gene encoding NADH--cytochrome b5 reductase 1, translated as MNPMEFIESLDPQILVGVSVAFVAIVVAAFLFSSKKPKGCLDPQNFKDFKLVKRTQLSHNVAKFKFELPTPTSILGLPIGQHISCRGKDGQGEEVIKPYTPTTLDSDVGYFELVIKMYPQGRMSHHFREMRVGDHLAVKGPKGRFKYVPGQVRAFGMLAGGSGITPMFQVARAILENPKDKTRVHLIYANVTYEDILLKDELDGLASTYPDRFQIYYVLNQPPEVWDGGVGFVSKEMIQTHLPAPSPDIQILRCGPPPMNKAMAAHLESLEYEPHMQFQF; from the exons ATGAATCCCATGGAGTTCATCGAGTCACTGGATCCTCAGATCCTTGTGGGTGTATCTGTTGCTTTTGTCGCCATTGTGGTTGCGgcttttctcttctcctccaaGAAGCCCAAag GTTGCTTAGATCCCCAGAATTTCAAGGACTTCAAACTTGTCAAGCGTACACAACTGAGCCACAATGTGGCAAAGTTCAAATTTGAGCTTCCGACACCGACTTCAATTTTAGGTCTTCCAATTGGACAACACATAAGTTGTAG GGGCAAGGATGGCCAAGGGGAAGAGGTTATAAAACCTTATACTCCAACTACATTGGATTCTGACGTTGGATACTTTGAACTAGTGATAAAG ATGTATCCTCAAGGAAGAATGTCACACCATTTCCGTGAGATGCGTGTTGGAGATCATCTTGCTGTCAAGGGACCCAAG GGCCGTTTTAAGTATGTGCCTGGCCAAGTCAGAGCTTTTGGGATGCTTGCTGGAGGCTCTGGAATAACTCCAATGTTTCAG GTTGCTAGGGCAATATTAGAAAATCCAAAAGATAAAACAAGGGTTCACCTGATCTATGCGAATGTGACCTACGAGGACATTCTTTTGAAG GATGAGTTGGATGGCCTTGCTAGTACTTATCCTGATCGTTTCCAAATCTACTACGTACTGAATCAG CCTCCTGAAGTATGGGATGGTGGTGTTGGATTTGTCTCAAAGGAAATGATTCAAACCCACTTGCCAGCCCCTAGCCCTGATATTCAG ATCCTGAGATGTGGTCCGCCACCCATGAACAAGGCCATGGCTGCTCATCTTGAATCACTTGAATACGAACCTCATATGCAGTTTCAGTTCTGA